A DNA window from Helianthus annuus cultivar XRQ/B chromosome 15, HanXRQr2.0-SUNRISE, whole genome shotgun sequence contains the following coding sequences:
- the LOC110911021 gene encoding protein SHORT-ROOT: MDALFRLVSHQKQHHSHSFNSTTTRTSNSSSSKSSHFIYNQDQDQDQEECFNFFMDEEDFSSSSSRHHHHHNQYYSSPQPPFHHQSSSNTPTPTTSTTTTPPPISHYGFSSSDLQHSDPNINYSYSPSRDVTMEYSNSFSNNTWASDLLLDAARAVADKNSNRLQQLMWMLNELSSPYGDTDQKLSSYFLQALFSRMTESGTRSYQTLSSASEKMCSFDSTRKLALKFQEVSPWTTFGHVASNGAIMDAFDGESKLHIIDVSNTFCTQWPTLLEAIATRADETPHVALTTVIATRTDAVSAVQKVMREIGNRMEKFARLMGVPFKFNVIHHTGDLSDLNFNQLTIENDEAVAVNFNGTLRTVNNRRRDYLFNTLRNFRPKIITIVEEEADLSIGTDGFEFVNGFQECLRWFRVYFEALDENFPKTSNERLMLERAAGRAVMDLVACSPEESVERRETAAKWSSRLSGCGFRAVAYSDEVCDDVRALLRRYREGWGMSTAETVAGIFLLWKETPVVWASAWKPV; this comes from the coding sequence ATGGATGCTTTGTTTAGGCTTGTCAGCCACCAAAAGCAACACCACTCTCATTCTTTCAACTCCACCACTACTAGAACATCTAATTCTAGTAGTTCTAAATCATCCCACTTTATTTACAACCAAGATCAAGATCAAGATCAAGAAGAATGCTTTAACTTTTTTATGGACGAAGAagatttctcttcttcttcctcgcgccaccaccaccaccacaaccaataCTACTCTTCTCCCCAACCACCATTTCACCACCAATCGTCGTCTAACACGCCCACTCCCACCACTAGCACCACTACCACCCCTCCGCCTATATCCCACTATGGTTTCTCTTCTTCCGACCTCCAACACTCTGATCCCAATATCAACTACTCTTACTCTCCATCTCGGGATGTCACCATGGAGTACTCCAACTCATTCTCCAACAACACGTGGGCGTCCGACTTATTGTTGGACGCCGCACGCGCTGTAGCCGATAAAAACAGCAATCGGCTACAGCAGCTCATGTGGATGCTCAACGAGCTCAGCTCTCCATACGGAGACACCGACCAAAAACTCTCATCCTACTTCCTCCAAGCACTTTTCAGCCGCATGACAGAGTCTGGTACCAGAAGCTACCAGACTCTCTCATCAGCGTCTGAAAAAATGTGCTCATTCGATTCAACTCGAAAACTCGCTCTCAAGTTCCAAGAAGTCAGCCCGTGGACAACATTCGGCCACGTGGCGTCCAACGGCGCGATCATGGACGCCTTCGACGGCGAATCCAAACTCCACATCATTGACGTGAGCAACACGTTTTGCACGCAATGGCCGACCTTACTCGAAGCCATCGCCACCCGCGCCGATGAAACACCACACGTCGCTCTCACCACCGTCATCGCCACTCGCACGGACGCCGTCTCCGCCGTACAAAAAGTCATGCGAGAAATCGGTAACCGCATGGAGAAATTCGCTAGGTTAATGGGCGTACCATTCAAATTCAACGTAATTCACCACACCGGTGATCTATCCGATCTAAACTTCAATCAATTAACAATCGAAAACGACGAAGCAGTCGCCGTTAACTTCAACGGCACGTTACGCACCGTAAACAACCGCCGTAGAGATTACTTGTTCAACACGTTACGCAATTTTCGTCCAAAAATCATCACAATCGTTGAAGAAGAAGCGGATCTAAGCATCGGAACCGACGGATTTGAATTCGTGAACGGATTTCAAGAATGTTTACGGTGGTTTAGGGTTTACTTCGAGGCGTTAGACGAGAACTTTCCGAAAACGAGTAACGAACGGCTGATGTTGGAGAGGGCGGCAGGACGAGCGGTGATGGATCTGGTGGCGTGTTCGCCGGAGGAGTCAGTGGAACGGCGGGAGACGGCGGCGAAGTGGTCGAGTAGGTTGAGCGGTTGTGGATTTAGAGCGGTGGCGTATAGTGATGAGGTGTGTGATGATGTGCGGGCGTTGCTGCGGCGGTATAGGGAGGGGTGGGGGATGAGTACGGCGGAGACGGTGGCCGGAATATTCTTGTTGTGGAAAGAAACGCCGGTGGTGTGGGCGAGTGCATGGAAGCCGGTGTGA